One Polynucleobacter sp. SHI8 genomic window, TCCTCTAATAGTATCAGACCATTTTTGACCCATATCTCTTTGTCTACTTGTACCAAAATCAGTACCAGCAATTAAGAATTGAATTTTTAATGATTGTATACTTGCTTCAGTATATTCATCTTCATCTAATAAAAACACATTTGGCTTAAACTTATTAAAATACCAATCACTCAAAGAATCATATGTAGTATCCTTGAATACTCTTACTTCATAAGCCTTAGAAATGAACTGTGTAGCGACTGTTGAGTCCATATCTTCATAGTCTTTTAACATTTGATTGACTACAAATCCGTGGATATTACTCTCATCTTGTGCTTGAGTCATAGATTCCTTACTAAATTAAATCGGATTGATCGACACTAGAATCTAAAATACTCGCATCAATTGAATCGTATTCAATTTTCGCAAAAGATTTAAGTACTGACTCAAAAATTATTTGAATACCTTTTGGAGGTACCGCCATACCTATTTGTCTTCTAACACTATCATTCTTACCTATGAAAAGAAAGTCATCGGGAAAAGTTTGTATTCTTGCTCTTTCTCTATTAGTAAGTGCTCTATGCTCTTTGTAATGATATCCATGTGTACCGCCACCTCCACTACCAGTAATTGTATATGACGGCTTATTTGGATCTAGTCGTTTATATATTTGACTTAGCTTAGCTCCCTTTACATTTAATCTTAAATGTTCTGGTAAATCAGTTTGCCAAATATTATTACCGGCCTTAATGTATTTTAATCGCTCAACCACTGTAGCACTTTGACCCATTTTTTCATTATTGTGAGCATCTAATGGTATTGGTGGACTCTCTAAAGCCTCTCTAGTTGTTATATATTTTTCTGAAGTAGTTGGAGAAGGTACTCTGTACTTGATACCTAACTTTTTATCAATACCAACAATAATTATTCTGTGCCTAGTTTGAGGTACACCGTACTCTTCAAATTTATATTTGTGAATAGTCAAGTCATAACCATTGTCACCAGCTCTCTCTAAGTCATGAACTATTTTCTTTAATGCTTTGCCTTCATTAGCACTTGTTAAACCACCAACATTTTCAGCGATAAAGAACTTAGGATTATATTTGTTTAGTACTTTTATACCGAACTTATATAAACCACCAAAATCACCATCAAAACCTTTGCTCTCACCAACTATACTAAAATCATTACATGGAAATCCATAAGCAAACGCATCAATATCACCAAGAGAATCTATTTTTAATTTTTTAACATCTTCACATACTACTTTAACTCCCGGAAAGTTAACTTCATATGTCTTACAAGTGTCTTCATGATAATCAGATGCCCAAGTATGTTCTATTGAGTATCTAGTACTTCCTTTTAATACTACAGCACCTGATGCCCCAACAGCAATTCCACCTGGTCCACAGAACAATTCACCAAGTCTAAATTTTATATTTTTGATTCTAGTAGCCACAATTATTTCTCAATTATTTGGATTTAGTAGCTGTTTTACCGATTTTCTTTCGAGCTTCAAGCAACTTGGCTGTATTGGCTTCACGCTTTTTGTCTACTGCTTTGATATAGCTTGCGAAATCTCCAGCCTCATAGCTTTTCTTGAACGCTTCAAGCATAGCTTTCTCAGTACCTTTTTTCCACGGTATCGCTTTACCATCAAACAAGCCAAAGATACCAATGCTAGGCACAAAGCGTCCATCTCTAAACCAGCTACGAATTGGCTCGTCTTTGTTGTTCAAGACTTCTTCGCCATTGAGCAACTTCTCTTGCTGTTCAATGCCGTGTTCCAACATCTCTTCAGTTGTCAGCTTCTTGTCTGCTTTGATGTCATCTGGCTTGCCGTAAGTGTCAAAGAATCCCATGTGTACTCTCCTAAGTAGTAGCGTTGTAAAAAACCTTACTCTAGTTTAACGCTTGCCTAGTGTCAATACCTACTTGTTCTAGTAACAAAGATAAGCTAGGATTTGTTGAAGAGACTACAAGCTAAGGACATTTATGAATGACAAACAGCGTAAGTTCTGGGCACCATATATAACAGCAATAGGATTTGAGAACTTTTATACCAATGGGATGTTCATACAGTCCAAGCACTATTGCGGCATGGACATTAGCCTAGCAGAAGGTGCTGAACAGTTTGGAGCAAGTCAACTAGAAGCAATGATACGGAAACACACTATGTATCAAGACTTGTTAAAGAAGCCTTCACTTAGCAATGATGACTTAAGTGAAATATTCAGTTGGCTTGTGGAAAAAGCCTTTTTCGATGATGAACTTGTATACCTAATCACAAATCATAAACTAGAAGTAACAGATGAAGAGTACTGGGAATTAGTTAAGAGTATCTGGAGTAGACAGGAATTTAATACAGATGGTAACCGAAAAAAGAACTGGAAAAAGATATTCAGTCATAGACCTAAGTTACCTAGATTGACTGAAGAACTACCAGATAGATTTACAGCATATAGAGCAGGTAAAGCAGATGGATTTAGCTGGACACTAGATAAGAAAACAGCAGAATGGTTCCATAACAGATTTAAGTCTCAATTTGGTAACATACCATTACTTACTAAACCATTTACTAAAGAAGATGCTGTTTTTTATACAAATGACAGAAATGAGAAAGAAGTAGTTATCGTACCAAAATCATCTAAAAAGGATTAACATGAAATACTTGATAGTTAAAAGAAATCTCAATAGCAATTCATGGTTAGATTTATGTAAAGAGTCATTAGAAAAAAAATACAATAATTCAATAAGAAATCATATTAAAAATTCAAATGAATGGACATAATGTGATTCTATAGCTTTTACTGCTTCGCAGTACTATGGACAGGTTTTAGATTGCTTTGAAGTTGATGATAAAGATCATTTATTTCTTTTAACAAAATATGCTGATATTACCTTTAAGACAATTGATAAAGTATTAGATGAAGACTTGTACGATAAGATGAAAGCACTTGGCAACATGGCTAAGAAGCTAAAAGAGTTAGATCGTGCTTTAAGCAATCTACAGTCTATTGAATCTGAACTGTATAGTGACTTTACTGATATTTTTGATAGTGATCCATATGTAGAGGAATTTATAGATCTAAATATAGATCAACATTCAGATGAATACTCAATTAAAAATCAAAATATAAAAGTAGTTTTTGATGACTTTTTTAGTTAAACAAGCTCAACTGCTTTACGCATCATGTCATCGCTTGCGTCAATGTACACCATTGTAGTTTGAGCTGACTTGTGACCCATTAATTTTTGTAGTACTCTAATGCCAACACCTTTGCTACTAATCTGTGTAGCAAATGACCTACGCATTGAATGACTGGATGCGTTGTCGATACCACAAGCAGAAAATAGATAGTGCCAGTACTGTGTAAGTGTATTCGGACTAAAGCCATCACTTGTCTTTTTCTGCGAGTAAAACAGCTTACGCTTACGGTCTGTAATGTCTAAAGTCTTAATGTAAGCATCAAGCTCCTTGTATAGCTTGTCGCTAACATAAATTGTCCTAGCTACATTCCCTTTAGTTATATCTGACTTGAGTAGAATTTCACGCTTTACATTGCCCTCGCAATCTACAGCGTCTTCAATTCGTAAAGCACTTGTCTCACCTACCCTAGTTCCAGCACAATACATTAAATGAAGCATAGCCCTATTTCTAGCACAATGCTTGCGTGTAGCTATGTAATCAAGTACTCGTCTAAATTCTTGCTGTGTTAATGTCTTAGCTTGCTTTGCCATCTTGTTCACCTCAAATGTAATTTTTTCTACATTTTTAGTGTATTGTCTTGTATTCGAAATTCCTACCTGTTTTTGTTCTTTTTTAGTCATAGTGTTTTCTTATTAAAAATCAACGACTTAGCTTTTCTTTTCGTCAAAATATAATAAAACTTATTATTTTGTTATATTCGCTTCCTAGTGTCGTTGCTGTAGTGCCACACTTATTTAACTGTTTGCTTATAAGCCCTACAAGCTGTTGATACGCTGTTCTGCTGTCCTAGTATTCGGCGTACAGTTTTAAGCGTTTGTAGCTTGTTCTAGTGCGTCTAGATTTGGATTTAATTGTTTGACTGTTTTACTTACTTGCTTATTTTTGGCAAAGCTACGCTAATTAAGCACTCTTTAAATGCTTATTAACCATTAACCGCAAGCGTCAACTAAGGACTGGAGTGCTTAGATTAGTAAAAGTAAAGCCTGTCTAGCTCTAGCTTATCTATCTTTTTTGTAATGTATCCCGACCAACCTTCTGTAATCTCTTCAATCTTATATCTATACATCTTGTCCTCACTATCTTTGTCGGCACGATAGTTTGGATTGCTCATCTCAAATTCACCACTTAACTCTATAGCTTTAACAACTTTTTCATGGAACTGTTCAGCTGTATAGCTATCTGGCTTTTGTAACAAGAAATGTGTGTGTAAATCAATACAACTATTGTTATCACCTTCTATGCTTCCTACAGCTACTAATTTTTTACCATCACGCTTATATGCGTTTTTAAGCACCAGTTTATTAATCAAGTGTATAAGTCTAGCGTTAGCCCTCTCTAGCTCATCTTTAGTCAAGTGTCTGTAAACCTTTCCGTCAACAGCATAGCGTGACTTAGCCACATGCTTGTAATAGACTTTTTTAGGCATGACAGTAAGACCTTGTGTCAGTCCAAGTTCTTTAGCATTTGTCAGCCATTTAACTACTTCTAATCTGTAATCTTTCTTTATATCTACTTGCTTAAGCATCATTACACCTATATTTTTTATATAGATATATTTATGCTTAATGTAAGGATAGCGTAAATTTTTATGAAAAAATTATATATATCAATAATTTACGAAAGATTTTGAAAGTAATTTAGTAGGAAAAACGGATAAAAGGTATTACATTAACTATTCCTTTAACTACTTTGGAGTATGAAATGGCTACTATGTCAGCACTTAAACTTGTTACAAGCAAGAAGCAATCTACTGTTAGCCCAGTAGTCAATCGCAGATTGAAATTGCTTGCTAAAGTACATGAACAAATTGAACTATGTACAGCTAAAAAAGAAGGTAATAGCTACGCACCTAAGCGTCTTAAAACATTCACAGATAAAGCAACTGGTGAACGCAAGACTATTGAAACTGTTAAGCGAGTTAAAGAATGGT contains:
- a CDS encoding site-specific integrase, with the protein product MTKKEQKQVGISNTRQYTKNVEKITFEVNKMAKQAKTLTQQEFRRVLDYIATRKHCARNRAMLHLMYCAGTRVGETSALRIEDAVDCEGNVKREILLKSDITKGNVARTIYVSDKLYKELDAYIKTLDITDRKRKLFYSQKKTSDGFSPNTLTQYWHYLFSACGIDNASSHSMRRSFATQISSKGVGIRVLQKLMGHKSAQTTMVYIDASDDMMRKAVELV
- the dcm gene encoding DNA (cytosine-5-)-methyltransferase → MATRIKNIKFRLGELFCGPGGIAVGASGAVVLKGSTRYSIEHTWASDYHEDTCKTYEVNFPGVKVVCEDVKKLKIDSLGDIDAFAYGFPCNDFSIVGESKGFDGDFGGLYKFGIKVLNKYNPKFFIAENVGGLTSANEGKALKKIVHDLERAGDNGYDLTIHKYKFEEYGVPQTRHRIIIVGIDKKLGIKYRVPSPTTSEKYITTREALESPPIPLDAHNNEKMGQSATVVERLKYIKAGNNIWQTDLPEHLRLNVKGAKLSQIYKRLDPNKPSYTITGSGGGGTHGYHYKEHRALTNRERARIQTFPDDFLFIGKNDSVRRQIGMAVPPKGIQIIFESVLKSFAKIEYDSIDASILDSSVDQSDLI
- a CDS encoding DUF6641 family protein encodes the protein MATMSALKLVTSKKQSTVSPVVNRRLKLLAKVHEQIELCTAKKEGNSYAPKRLKTFTDKATGERKTIETVKRVKEWFWISDTGKIHLAIKYGSKTLMLNKKGANAIEVSNGDELISTLKHIAGSIENGELDEFINDVSKATRDSFAK